The Syntrophotalea acetylenivorans genome contains the following window.
CGAGCGGATTGTTCTTTAATATAAAGGATTAGGAGAGACTAGCTATGGCAGAGAAAAAGCAACTTAGAATAGCCACCAGGAACTCCGGATTTATCGATCCGGAAAACATTGATTCCTATATTGCCGCTGGCGGATACCTTGGCCTGGCCAAGTGCCTCGGCGAGATGACCCCTGATCAGGTTATCGAAACCATGAAGGCTTCCGGCATCCGCGGCCGTGGTGGTGCAGGTTTCCCCACCGGCGTTAAGTGGGGCTTCGCTTCCAAGTACGCCAGCGACGACAAATACGTGGTCTGCAACGCGGATGAAGGCGATCCCGGTGCATTTATGGACCGCGCTATTCTCGAAGGCGACCCGCACAGCGTGCTTGAGGCTATGGCCATTGGCGCTTACGCCATCGGCGGCAACAAGGGCACCATCTACATCCGTGCTGAGTACCCTATGGCCATTGAGCGTCTGAAGATCGCCATCAAGCAGGCTGAAGAAAAAGGCGTGATCGGCAAGAACATTATGGGCACCGACTTCTCTTTCGACCTCGACATCAAATACGGCGCAGGCGCCTTTGTTTGTGGCGAAGAGACCGCCCTGATCAACTCCATGGAAGGTAACCGCGGCGAGCCTTACACCAAGCCTCCTTTCCCCGCCGAAGCCGGTTACTGGGACAAGCCGACCATCGTTAACAACGTTGAAACCCTGGCCAGCATCCCGGCCATCATCGTCAAGGGCGCCGAGTGGTTCAACGGCATCGGCACCGAGACCTCCAAGGGTACCAAGGTTTTCGCACTGGCCGGTAAGATCAACAACGTTGGTCTGATCGAAGTTCCCATGGGCATCACCCTGCAAGAAGTTATCATGGAAGTTGGCGGCGGCGTGCGTGACGGCAAGGAGTTTAAAGCCGTTCAGACCGGTGGTCCTTCCGGTGGCGCACTGACCTACAAAGACCTCGACGTCAAGATCGACTACGAGAGCCTGGTTGCTTGCCAGTCGATGATGGGTTCCGGCGGCATGATCGTTATGGACCAAGACGATTGCATGGTTTCCATCGCCAAGTTCTTCGTTGAATTTACCATGGAAGAGACCTGCGGCAAATGTACGCCTTGCCGGATCGGCTCCAAGCGTATCTACGAAGCCCTCGACAAGATCACCATGGGTCAGGGTTCCCTTGAAGATATCGAGAAGCTGAAGCAAATGTCCAATGCTATCAAGGACACTGCTCTTTGCGGCTTGGGCCAGACCATGCCTAACCCGGTTCTGTCTACCATGCGCGTCTTTGAAGATGAGTACACCGCGCACGTTGTAGACAAGAAGTGCCCGGCTGGCGTTTGCTCCGACTTGCTCGAGTTCGTCGTGGTTGATGACAAGTGCGTGGGTTGTACTCTGTGTAAGAGAGTCTGCCCGGTTGACTGCATCAGCGGCAATGCCAAGGAAATTCACGTCATCGATCAGGCCGCTTGCATCAAGTGTGGTGCCTGTCTCGACAAGTGTAAGTTCGACGCCATCATCAAACAGTAAGGAAAGGAGACATATCGCATGTCTATGATGAATATAACCATCGACGGGAAAGCCACCCAGGTACCGGCTGGCAGCAAGATTCTTGATGCCGCTCAGAAGTTGGACATCAACGTTCCGACTCTGTGCTACCTGAACCTGGACGTCATGAAATACAACAATATGGCCGCTTCCTGCCGCGTTTGCGTGGTTGAAGTTGAAGGTCGCCGCAACCTGGCACCTGCCTGCGCCACTCCGGTCATGGACGGTATGGTCGTTAAGACCAACACCCTCCGCGTACTGCTGGCTCGTAAGACCGTTCTCGAGCTGCTGCTTTCTGACCACCCCAAGGACTGCCTGGTTTGCGCCAAGTCCGGTGATTGTGAACTCCAGGATCTCGCCGAAGCTTTCGGTATCCGTGAGATCAGCGTTCCGGGCGCCATGTCCACCTATCGCCAGGATGTATCCGCTTCCATCATCCGCGACATGGACAAATGCGTAATGTGCCGTCGTTGCGAAACCATGTGCAACGACATTCAGTCCTGCGGCGTACTGTCCGGTGTTAACCGCGGTTTCGACGCCGTTGTTGCTCCGGCCTTCGAAATGAACCTCGAAGACTCCGTCTGCACCAACTGTGGTCAGTGTACTCAGGTTTGCCCTGTAGGCGCCCTGGTTGAGCATGACCACACCTGGAAAGTCATCGACGCTCTGGCTGATCCCGAAAAGGTCACCGTTGTTCAGGTAGCCCCTGCTGTTCGCGCCGCTCTCGGCGAAGCTTGCGGCATGGAGCCTGGCCAGTCCTTCACCGGTAAGATGGCAGCTTCCTTGCGTATGCTCGGCTTCGATCATGTTTTCGATACCGACTTCGCTGCTGACCTGACCATCATGGAAGAGGGTTCCGAATTCCTCGACCGTCTGCAGAAGTTCCTGGATGGCGACAAGAACGTTAAAATGCCCATCATGACCTCTTGCTGCCCCGGCTGGGTTAAGTTCTTCGAGCATCAGTTCCCTGACATGCTTGACGTTCCTTCTACCGCCAAGTCTCCTCAGCAGATGTTCGGTGCCATCGCTAAGAGCTACTACGCTGAAGTTCTCGGCATCCCCCGCGAGAAGATGGTTGTAGTTTCGGTTATGCCTTGCCTCGCTAAGAAATACGAAGCCGCCCGTCCCGAGTTTGCCGTTGATGGCAATCCCGACGTCGACATCGTCATTTCTTCCCGTGAGCTCGGTCGCCTGATCAAGACCATGAACATCGACTTCGCTCAGCTCCCCGAAGAAGATTTCGACAATCCTCTCGGCTACTCCACCGGTGCTGCTCCGATCTTCGGTAACTCCGGCGGCGTTATGGAAGCTGCTCTGCGTACCGCTTACGAACTGGCCACCGGCGAAACTTTGCCGGCTGTTGAGTTCGAAGCCGTTCGTACCCTGACCGGTGTTAAGACTGCTGACATTCAGGTAGGTCCTCACACCCTTAAGGTCGGTGTTGCTTCCGGTCTCGGCAACGCTCGTGAGTTGCTGGAAATGGTTCAAAAAGGCGAAGAGCAATTCCACGTCATCGAAATCATGGCCTGCCCCGGCGGCTGTATCGGCGGCGGCGGTCAGCCCTACCACCACGGCGACATGGAAATCCTCAAGAAGCGTAACGCAGTTCTCTACGCTGAAGATGCGGGCAAGCCCGAGCGCAAGTCCCACGAAAACCCCTACATCGTTGAGTTGTACGAGAAGTTCCTCGGCAAGCCTCTCAGCGAGAAGGCGCATCACCTGCTGCACACCCACTACTTCAAGCGTCAGCAGCTGTAGGATTCTTTAGAATCTAACTGTAGTACAGTGCAGTGATTTTAGGCCGGATGAGCAATCATCCGGCCTTTTTTTATCTGGATTTGGGGAATGCATTCAGAATGAAGTGATTAATGGTACGAATTTGACCTGAATCAAAGATTAGTCAGTCGAATTAGCCATAATAGGGACAACATAAGAATCTTCAGTTTCTTCATGGTCGATTTCGTTCCTCTCCCTTGCGGAATCGACCACATTTTTAAAAATTTCAGGAATCCCTTATGACTTTTATTCATACCCCCCCAGATAAACAGTCCATTTTACGTTGGTTGCTTAGCGAAGATCCTGCAGAAATTGCTGAGCTTTGGGCCTTGGCCGATGCGACCCGTAAAAAATATGTCGGAGACCAGGTTCATTTGCGCGGCCTGGTAGAGGTTTCCAATCGCTGCGAAAGAAATTGTCTTTATTGTGGTATCCGTGCAGACAATCGTGAGTTACAGCGTTACTTGATGCTTTCCGACGAAATCCTCGCTTGCGCTCATAAGGCTGTGGAAGTCGGTTTTGGGACCCTGGTTTTGCAGGCCGGCGAAGACTCCTCTATCGAGGCCCAGTGGTTAGCTGACATTATTCGCCAGGTTAAAGAGGAGACCGATCTGGCTATCACCCTCAGCCTCGGGGAGCGCTCGGATGAAGATTATCAGCTCTGGCATGCTGCCGGTGCTGATCGCTGTTTGCTTCGTTTTGAGACGGGTAATCGTGAATTGTTCGATCGTATTCATCCGCCCTTGGCCGGACAATCCAGTGATCGATTGGCTATCCTCGCAAGACTTCGTGAAATTGGTTATGAGATTGGCAGTGGTGTAATGATAGGTATCCCCGGCCAGAGTTATGAGTCTCTAGCGGATGACATTGATCGGTTCCGGTCACTGGACCTCGATATGATTGGGGTCGGACCATACATTCCTCATCCTGATACGCCCCTTGCCGGTATCGGAAATCGCTGGGACTTGCCCAAAGGCGAGCAGGTGATTAATTCTGTGGAGTTAGGTTACAGGGTCATTGCCCTTGCACGGTTGGTCTGTCCTCAGGCTAATATCCCCAGCACAACAGCGCTTGCCACTTTAGATGGCCCTGTTGGGCGGGAACTTGGATTGCAAAGGGGAGCCAATATCGTGATGCCTAATCTTACGCCCCTGAAATATCGTCAAATGTATGAAATATATCCTGCTAAAGCGGCTAGTACCGAAGACGCCGAGCAGAGTTGCGCCGCTGCTCTACGTCAAATACGTGCCCTTGGGCGTACGGTAGGTACTGGCCGGGGCGACTCGCCCAACCTGCATAAATCTATTTAACCTTCCTACAGAAAGAGGGTCTCGTTATGTCTTTGCCATCTATGGATTTGAGTAAGAAAGCTGTCGATTTTATCGATGAGGATTTTCTTCACGGCCTGATCAATAAGGAACAGCCTACCAAAGCGCGCATTCGCGAAATTGTCGCCAAGAGCTTGAACAAAATCGCTTTGAGTGTTGAGGAGACTGCGGACCTGGTCCGTACCACTGACCCCGAGTTGCATGAAGAGATTTTTGCAGCTGCCCGTCAACTTAAAGAAAATGTTTATGGGAACCGGATCGTTCTTTTTGCCCCTTTGTACATTGGCAATGATTGCATCAATGATTGCACCTATTGTGCCTTCAAACGTTCCAACTTTCAGGCCGTGCGACGGACCCTGACCCCTGATGAGATTAAACAGCAGGTTACTGCCCTCGAGGATCATGGTCATAAACGACTGATTCTTGTTTTTGGCGAGCACTCCCGGTATGACGCCGATTTTATCTCGGATACCGTTCGCAATGTGTACTCGGTTCGCTCCGGTCATGGGGAAATTCGCAGAGTCAATATTAATGCTGCCCCTTTGGATGTTGAAGGATACAAAAAGGTGAAAGAGTCTGGCATCGGTACTTACCAGATTTTTATGGAAACCTACCATCACGACACTTACACCAAGATGCATCCCGGCAATACTCGCAAGGGTAACTATCTCTATCGTCTCGATGGTTTGAACCGCGCTTTTGAAGCAGGCATCGACGATGTAGGCCTGGGGGTTCTGTTCGGACTCTACGATTGGCGTTTCGAGGTGCTGGCCAT
Protein-coding sequences here:
- a CDS encoding NADH-ubiquinone oxidoreductase-F iron-sulfur binding region domain-containing protein: MAEKKQLRIATRNSGFIDPENIDSYIAAGGYLGLAKCLGEMTPDQVIETMKASGIRGRGGAGFPTGVKWGFASKYASDDKYVVCNADEGDPGAFMDRAILEGDPHSVLEAMAIGAYAIGGNKGTIYIRAEYPMAIERLKIAIKQAEEKGVIGKNIMGTDFSFDLDIKYGAGAFVCGEETALINSMEGNRGEPYTKPPFPAEAGYWDKPTIVNNVETLASIPAIIVKGAEWFNGIGTETSKGTKVFALAGKINNVGLIEVPMGITLQEVIMEVGGGVRDGKEFKAVQTGGPSGGALTYKDLDVKIDYESLVACQSMMGSGGMIVMDQDDCMVSIAKFFVEFTMEETCGKCTPCRIGSKRIYEALDKITMGQGSLEDIEKLKQMSNAIKDTALCGLGQTMPNPVLSTMRVFEDEYTAHVVDKKCPAGVCSDLLEFVVVDDKCVGCTLCKRVCPVDCISGNAKEIHVIDQAACIKCGACLDKCKFDAIIKQ
- a CDS encoding NADH-dependent [FeFe] hydrogenase, group A6, with amino-acid sequence MSMMNITIDGKATQVPAGSKILDAAQKLDINVPTLCYLNLDVMKYNNMAASCRVCVVEVEGRRNLAPACATPVMDGMVVKTNTLRVLLARKTVLELLLSDHPKDCLVCAKSGDCELQDLAEAFGIREISVPGAMSTYRQDVSASIIRDMDKCVMCRRCETMCNDIQSCGVLSGVNRGFDAVVAPAFEMNLEDSVCTNCGQCTQVCPVGALVEHDHTWKVIDALADPEKVTVVQVAPAVRAALGEACGMEPGQSFTGKMAASLRMLGFDHVFDTDFAADLTIMEEGSEFLDRLQKFLDGDKNVKMPIMTSCCPGWVKFFEHQFPDMLDVPSTAKSPQQMFGAIAKSYYAEVLGIPREKMVVVSVMPCLAKKYEAARPEFAVDGNPDVDIVISSRELGRLIKTMNIDFAQLPEEDFDNPLGYSTGAAPIFGNSGGVMEAALRTAYELATGETLPAVEFEAVRTLTGVKTADIQVGPHTLKVGVASGLGNARELLEMVQKGEEQFHVIEIMACPGGCIGGGGQPYHHGDMEILKKRNAVLYAEDAGKPERKSHENPYIVELYEKFLGKPLSEKAHHLLHTHYFKRQQL
- the hydE gene encoding [FeFe] hydrogenase H-cluster radical SAM maturase HydE, with translation MTFIHTPPDKQSILRWLLSEDPAEIAELWALADATRKKYVGDQVHLRGLVEVSNRCERNCLYCGIRADNRELQRYLMLSDEILACAHKAVEVGFGTLVLQAGEDSSIEAQWLADIIRQVKEETDLAITLSLGERSDEDYQLWHAAGADRCLLRFETGNRELFDRIHPPLAGQSSDRLAILARLREIGYEIGSGVMIGIPGQSYESLADDIDRFRSLDLDMIGVGPYIPHPDTPLAGIGNRWDLPKGEQVINSVELGYRVIALARLVCPQANIPSTTALATLDGPVGRELGLQRGANIVMPNLTPLKYRQMYEIYPAKAASTEDAEQSCAAALRQIRALGRTVGTGRGDSPNLHKSI
- the hydG gene encoding [FeFe] hydrogenase H-cluster radical SAM maturase HydG; the encoded protein is MSLPSMDLSKKAVDFIDEDFLHGLINKEQPTKARIREIVAKSLNKIALSVEETADLVRTTDPELHEEIFAAARQLKENVYGNRIVLFAPLYIGNDCINDCTYCAFKRSNFQAVRRTLTPDEIKQQVTALEDHGHKRLILVFGEHSRYDADFISDTVRNVYSVRSGHGEIRRVNINAAPLDVEGYKKVKESGIGTYQIFMETYHHDTYTKMHPGNTRKGNYLYRLDGLNRAFEAGIDDVGLGVLFGLYDWRFEVLAMVRHALYLQETYNVGPHTLSFPRLRPAQGVEFDEQYFTTDDEFKRIIAILRLAVPYTGLILTARENPELRRELMSFGVSQIDAGSRIELGGYTEAGDAQVMEREQFSLADIRSLDEVMCQLMSDGYVPSFCTSCYRSGRTGEHFMEFSIPGFIKRYCTPNALLTLEEYLVDYSSPETRKVGEKLIEEELAKMEDGDMKQRTIKQLEEIKQRNVRDIYF